In Kitasatospora sp. NBC_00240, the following are encoded in one genomic region:
- a CDS encoding FAD-dependent oxidoreductase produces the protein MDSARALSDARPTPFWLEDPGRPQALPALVGDTTCDLLVVGGGYSGLWTALIAKERDPSLDVVLVEGNEVGWAASGRNGGFCAASLTHGFGNGLQRWPGELAELERQGAANLQAIEDTLKRYGIDAEWERTGEIDVATQPHQLEELHEIAEAVAEHGLELTVLDADALRAEVDSPTFLGGVWDKEGVAMVHPAKLAWGLKQACLGQGVRIFERTKATALAEHGSGMAVRTPYGRVFARRVALGTNVFPSLVKRVRPFVVPVYDYALMTEPLSTEQLAAIGWRGRQGLGDSANKFHYFRLSADNRILWGGYDAVYQYGGKVRDEYDQRPETFRTLSANFFRCFPQLEGVRFTHAWGGAIDTCTRFSAFFDTAYRGRVAYAAGYTGLGVGATRYGAEVMLDLLAGERTERTSLEMVRSKPLPFPPEPVRWAGIEMTKWSLDRADRNGGHRNLWLRTLDRLGLGFDS, from the coding sequence ATGGACTCCGCCCGCGCGCTCAGTGACGCCAGGCCCACCCCCTTCTGGCTGGAGGATCCGGGTCGGCCGCAGGCGCTGCCCGCCCTCGTCGGCGACACCACCTGCGACCTGCTGGTCGTCGGCGGTGGCTACTCCGGCCTGTGGACGGCGCTGATCGCCAAGGAGCGGGACCCGTCCCTCGACGTGGTCCTGGTCGAGGGCAACGAGGTCGGCTGGGCCGCGTCCGGTCGCAACGGCGGGTTCTGCGCCGCCAGCCTCACCCACGGCTTCGGCAACGGCCTGCAGCGCTGGCCGGGCGAGCTGGCGGAGCTGGAGCGCCAGGGCGCGGCCAACCTGCAGGCCATCGAGGACACCCTCAAGCGCTACGGCATCGACGCCGAGTGGGAGCGGACCGGCGAGATCGACGTCGCCACCCAGCCGCACCAGCTGGAGGAGCTGCACGAGATCGCCGAGGCCGTCGCCGAGCACGGCCTGGAGCTCACCGTCCTGGACGCCGACGCCCTGCGGGCCGAGGTCGACTCGCCCACCTTCCTGGGCGGCGTCTGGGACAAGGAGGGCGTGGCGATGGTCCACCCGGCCAAGCTGGCCTGGGGCCTCAAGCAGGCCTGCCTCGGCCAGGGCGTGCGGATCTTCGAGCGCACCAAGGCCACCGCGCTCGCCGAGCACGGCAGCGGCATGGCCGTCCGCACCCCGTACGGCCGGGTCTTCGCCCGGCGGGTGGCCCTCGGCACCAACGTCTTCCCGTCACTGGTGAAGCGGGTCCGCCCGTTCGTGGTGCCGGTGTACGACTACGCGCTGATGACCGAGCCGCTGAGCACCGAGCAGCTCGCCGCGATCGGCTGGCGCGGCCGGCAGGGCCTCGGGGACAGCGCCAACAAGTTCCACTACTTCCGGCTCTCCGCCGACAACCGCATCCTGTGGGGCGGCTACGACGCCGTCTACCAGTACGGCGGCAAGGTGCGGGACGAGTACGACCAGCGGCCGGAGACCTTCCGGACGCTGTCGGCCAACTTCTTCCGCTGCTTCCCGCAGCTGGAGGGGGTGCGGTTCACCCACGCCTGGGGCGGGGCGATCGACACCTGCACCCGCTTCTCCGCCTTCTTCGACACCGCCTACCGGGGCCGGGTCGCGTACGCGGCCGGGTACACCGGCCTTGGTGTCGGGGCCACCCGCTACGGCGCCGAGGTGATGCTCGACCTGCTGGCGGGCGAGCGGACCGAGCGGACCTCGCTGGAGATGGTGCGCAGCAAGCCGCTGCCGTTCCCGCCGGAGCCGGTGCGGTGGGCCGGGATCGAGATGACCAAGTGGTCGCTGGACCGCGCCGACCGCAACGGCGGCCACCGCAACCTCTGGCTGCGGACGCTGGACCGGCTCGGACTCGGCTTCGACAGCTGA
- a CDS encoding gamma-aminobutyraldehyde dehydrogenase — MDLTDFSAGAQYIAGRQTQGTGNRPFQVVNPADGSVVQQVTLASTGDVDAAVAAARGALPEWAGATPGARSEALLKLSAVLAGAADDLARVETAQTGKPIKLSTEFDVPGTVDNTAFFAGAARNLEGKAAGEYSGDHTSYVRREAIGVVGSISPWNYPLQMAAWKILPAIAAGNTIVLKPAELTPLTSLMFARACTEAGIPDGVVNVVTGAGLGAGEHLVAHPGVAMVSFTGSTPVGRRVAELASATAKRTHLELGGKAPFVVFDDADLEAAIHGAVAGSLINSGQDCTAATRAYVQRPLHDAFVAGVAELFESVRLGDPLNPRTDLGPLVSFTHRDRVAGFVERARGYGAVVAAGGHAPTKGHDGTDLGRGAYYRPTLITGVAQDSEVVQGEIFGPVLVVLPFDSDEEGLRLANDTPYGLAASVWTRDIHRSLRATREIAAGCVWVNDHIPIISEMPHGGYKSSGYGKDMSQYSLDEYTQVKHVMYDTTAVVRKDWHRTVFGDR, encoded by the coding sequence ATGGACCTGACCGACTTCAGCGCGGGCGCGCAGTACATCGCCGGCAGGCAGACCCAGGGCACCGGTAACCGGCCTTTCCAGGTCGTCAACCCGGCCGACGGCAGCGTCGTCCAGCAGGTCACCCTGGCCTCCACCGGGGACGTCGACGCCGCCGTCGCCGCCGCCCGGGGCGCTCTGCCCGAGTGGGCCGGCGCCACCCCCGGCGCCCGCTCCGAGGCGCTGCTGAAGCTCTCCGCCGTGCTCGCCGGCGCGGCCGACGACCTGGCCCGGGTCGAGACCGCGCAGACCGGCAAGCCGATCAAGCTCTCCACCGAGTTCGACGTCCCCGGGACGGTCGACAACACCGCGTTCTTCGCCGGCGCCGCCCGCAACCTGGAGGGCAAGGCGGCCGGCGAGTACTCCGGCGACCACACCTCGTACGTCCGCCGCGAGGCGATCGGCGTGGTCGGGTCGATCTCGCCGTGGAACTACCCCCTGCAGATGGCCGCCTGGAAGATCCTCCCGGCGATCGCGGCCGGCAACACCATCGTGCTCAAGCCCGCCGAGCTGACCCCGCTCACCTCGCTGATGTTCGCCCGCGCCTGCACCGAGGCCGGCATCCCGGACGGCGTCGTCAACGTCGTCACCGGGGCGGGCCTCGGCGCCGGCGAGCACCTGGTCGCCCACCCCGGCGTCGCCATGGTCTCCTTCACCGGCTCCACCCCGGTCGGCAGGCGGGTCGCCGAGCTGGCCAGCGCGACCGCCAAGCGCACCCACCTGGAGCTGGGCGGCAAGGCACCCTTCGTGGTCTTCGACGACGCCGACCTGGAGGCCGCGATCCACGGCGCCGTCGCCGGATCGCTGATCAACAGCGGCCAGGACTGCACCGCCGCCACCCGCGCCTACGTCCAGCGCCCGCTCCACGACGCCTTCGTGGCCGGCGTCGCCGAACTCTTCGAGTCCGTCCGCCTCGGCGACCCGCTCAACCCGCGGACCGACCTCGGCCCGCTGGTCTCCTTCACCCACCGCGACCGGGTGGCCGGCTTCGTCGAGCGCGCCCGCGGCTACGGCGCCGTCGTCGCGGCCGGCGGCCACGCCCCCACCAAGGGCCACGACGGCACCGACCTCGGCCGCGGTGCCTACTACCGGCCGACGCTGATCACCGGCGTCGCCCAGGACAGCGAGGTCGTCCAGGGCGAGATCTTCGGCCCGGTCCTCGTCGTGCTGCCCTTCGACAGCGACGAGGAGGGCCTGCGCCTCGCCAACGACACCCCGTACGGCCTGGCCGCCTCCGTCTGGACCCGCGACATCCACCGCTCCCTGCGCGCCACCCGCGAGATCGCGGCCGGCTGCGTCTGGGTCAACGACCACATCCCGATCATCAGCGAGATGCCGCACGGCGGCTACAAGTCCTCCGGCTACGGCAAGGACATGTCGCAGTACTCGCTGGACGAGTACACGCAGGTCAAGCACGTCATGTACGACACCACCGCGGTGGTCCGCAAGGACTGGCACCGCACCGTCTTCGGAGACAGATAA
- a CDS encoding spermidine/putrescine ABC transporter substrate-binding protein, with amino-acid sequence MELNEITDGLPEPVRKAWERSLASGRAALTRRTMLRAAALTAGAGTLAACGIPPAARTTGTGDSVANAAEDRSESDKEVNFSNWPLYVDTDENDTEKHGTVEAFTEATGIKVKYTEDVNDNVEFFGKVKPQLAAGQDTGRDVMVLTDWMVARLIRLGWVQKLNQSNITTAITNIESRFRAPDWDPGRLYSYPWAGIQVVIAYNSKATKGKPVTSVSQLLDDPELKGRVTFLSEMRDTIGMTLLDMDKDPAKFTADDYAAAVARLQKGVDSKQIRKFTGNDYGQELSSGDIAACLAWGGDLIQLKADNPDIEFVIPEKGYVSSTDNMVIPARAQHKANAERLIDFYYRPEIAARLTAGIGFVSAVTGMQEALAALDPETAANPLVVPTPEMAAKVHVFRSLNEAEESDFEEKFSKLIGA; translated from the coding sequence ATGGAGCTCAACGAGATCACCGACGGCCTGCCAGAGCCCGTCCGCAAGGCCTGGGAACGCAGCCTGGCGAGCGGCCGTGCCGCGCTGACCCGGCGCACGATGCTGCGCGCCGCCGCCCTCACCGCCGGCGCGGGCACCCTCGCGGCCTGTGGCATCCCGCCGGCGGCCCGCACCACCGGCACCGGTGACTCCGTCGCGAACGCCGCCGAGGACCGCTCGGAGAGCGACAAGGAGGTCAACTTCTCCAACTGGCCGCTCTACGTCGACACCGACGAGAACGACACCGAGAAGCACGGCACCGTCGAGGCCTTCACCGAGGCCACCGGGATCAAGGTCAAGTACACCGAGGACGTCAACGACAACGTCGAGTTCTTCGGCAAGGTCAAGCCCCAGCTCGCCGCCGGCCAGGACACCGGCCGCGACGTGATGGTGCTCACCGACTGGATGGTCGCCCGGCTGATCCGGCTCGGCTGGGTGCAGAAGCTCAACCAGTCCAACATCACCACGGCCATCACCAACATCGAGTCGCGCTTCCGCGCACCCGACTGGGACCCGGGCCGCCTGTACAGCTACCCCTGGGCCGGCATCCAGGTCGTCATCGCGTACAACTCCAAGGCCACCAAGGGCAAGCCGGTCACCAGCGTCAGCCAGCTGCTCGACGACCCCGAGCTCAAGGGCCGGGTGACCTTCCTGTCCGAGATGCGCGACACCATCGGGATGACCCTGCTGGACATGGACAAGGACCCGGCGAAGTTCACCGCCGACGACTACGCGGCCGCCGTCGCCCGCCTGCAGAAGGGCGTCGACTCCAAGCAGATCCGCAAGTTCACCGGCAACGACTACGGCCAGGAGCTCTCCTCCGGCGACATCGCGGCCTGCCTCGCCTGGGGCGGCGACCTGATCCAGCTGAAGGCCGACAACCCCGACATCGAGTTCGTGATCCCGGAGAAGGGCTACGTCTCCTCCACCGACAACATGGTGATCCCGGCCCGGGCGCAGCACAAGGCGAACGCCGAGCGCCTGATCGACTTCTACTACCGGCCCGAGATCGCGGCCCGGCTCACGGCCGGCATCGGGTTCGTCTCCGCCGTCACCGGCATGCAGGAGGCACTCGCCGCCCTCGACCCGGAGACCGCGGCGAACCCCCTGGTCGTCCCCACCCCCGAGATGGCCGCCAAGGTCCACGTCTTCCGCTCCCTGAACGAGGCCGAGGAGAGCGACTTCGAGGAGAAGTTCTCCAAACTGATCGGCGCCTGA
- a CDS encoding PucR family transcriptional regulator, whose protein sequence is MLPTVARVLDLEVMRRGLPQVVAGAAHLERPVRWVHVSELPDVAGMLQGGELVLTTGIALPEDRDGLARYVRELDEVGVAGLVIEFGRRYFDTLPRALVHAAEQRGLPLIALRRELRFVAVTEAVHALVVNAQLEQLRTSEAVHQVFNELAVEGAEPGEVVRQVARMAGAPVVLENLAHQVLAHDTAGRPETELLEGWERRSRGVRPPGRTGHDPRSGWLVTAVGARGQDWGRLILVDDPGPLPDGTAHPHAMLLERGAATLALNRLVLRDRESLERQTHRTLLSGILTHALTVSEVALRAQALGVPLEGRRLVGVVLRQRRGPSPAALEAQARLRDFTELAAAAVRTCRLPALVGALDDEGVGVLIALGSQQDEHAALDAFAAALRKLAADSGREAGGGEGRQAAQAIQPVVAVGSSVGSVRDARRTLLEATQVADAALHDAPGGRAAAYYRLPDVRLRGLLHLLRDDARLQTYVERELGPLLAHDAEHGGQLVQMLRIYLEQGRNKSAAADAAHLSRPSFYDRLHKVERILAVDLDQVESCLSLHVALLALDAVRR, encoded by the coding sequence GTGCTCCCCACCGTCGCCCGCGTACTCGACCTGGAGGTGATGCGACGCGGCCTGCCCCAGGTGGTGGCCGGTGCGGCCCACCTGGAACGACCGGTCCGTTGGGTCCACGTCAGCGAACTGCCGGACGTCGCCGGCATGCTGCAGGGCGGCGAGCTGGTGCTCACCACCGGTATCGCCCTGCCCGAGGACCGCGACGGCCTGGCCCGGTACGTCCGCGAGCTGGACGAGGTCGGGGTCGCCGGGCTGGTCATCGAGTTCGGGCGGCGCTACTTCGACACCCTGCCGCGCGCCCTGGTGCACGCCGCCGAACAACGCGGCCTGCCGCTGATCGCCCTCCGCCGGGAGCTGCGCTTCGTCGCCGTCACCGAGGCCGTGCACGCCCTGGTGGTCAACGCCCAGCTGGAGCAACTGCGCACCTCCGAGGCGGTGCACCAGGTCTTCAACGAGCTCGCGGTGGAGGGCGCCGAGCCCGGCGAGGTGGTCCGCCAGGTGGCCCGGATGGCCGGCGCCCCCGTGGTGCTGGAGAACCTCGCCCACCAGGTGCTGGCCCACGACACCGCCGGCCGCCCCGAGACCGAACTGCTGGAGGGCTGGGAGCGCCGCTCGCGCGGGGTCCGCCCGCCCGGGCGCACCGGGCACGACCCGCGCAGCGGCTGGCTGGTGACGGCGGTCGGCGCCCGCGGGCAGGACTGGGGACGGCTGATCCTGGTCGACGACCCCGGCCCGCTGCCGGACGGCACCGCGCACCCGCACGCGATGCTGCTGGAGCGCGGCGCCGCCACCCTGGCGCTCAACCGCCTGGTGCTGCGCGACCGGGAGAGCCTGGAGCGACAGACCCACCGCACCCTGCTGTCGGGCATCCTCACCCACGCCCTGACCGTCTCCGAGGTGGCGCTGCGGGCCCAGGCACTCGGTGTGCCGCTGGAGGGCCGGCGGCTGGTCGGTGTGGTGCTGCGGCAGCGGCGCGGGCCGAGCCCGGCCGCGCTGGAGGCACAGGCACGGCTACGGGACTTCACCGAACTGGCGGCCGCCGCGGTCCGCACCTGCCGGCTGCCCGCCCTGGTCGGCGCGCTCGACGACGAGGGCGTCGGGGTGCTGATCGCACTCGGCTCGCAGCAGGACGAGCACGCCGCGCTGGACGCGTTCGCGGCGGCGCTGCGCAAGCTGGCCGCCGACAGCGGCCGGGAGGCGGGCGGCGGCGAGGGGCGGCAGGCCGCGCAGGCGATCCAGCCGGTGGTGGCCGTCGGTTCCTCGGTCGGCTCGGTGCGGGACGCCCGGCGCACCCTGCTGGAGGCCACCCAGGTCGCCGACGCCGCCCTGCACGACGCGCCGGGCGGGCGGGCGGCCGCGTACTACCGGCTGCCGGACGTCCGGCTGCGGGGCCTGCTGCACCTGCTGCGCGACGACGCCCGGCTGCAGACCTACGTCGAGCGCGAGCTGGGCCCGCTGCTGGCCCACGACGCGGAGCACGGCGGCCAACTGGTCCAGATGCTGCGGATCTACCTGGAGCAGGGGCGCAACAAGTCGGCCGCGGCGGACGCGGCGCACCTGTCCAGGCCGTCGTTCTACGACCGGCTGCACAAGGTCGAGCGGATCCTGGCCGTCGACCTGGACCAGGTGGAGTCCTGCCTGTCCCTGCACGTGGCCCTGCTGGCGCTGGACGCCGTCCGCCGCTGA
- a CDS encoding ABC transporter ATP-binding protein, whose translation MTDQLRDSAAGGDVRLTGIGKTYGAFTAVHPLDLTVPQGSFFALLGASGCGKTTTLRMIAGLEEPTSGTVVIGGQDVTALPPYRRPVNTVFQSYALFPHLDIFENVAFGLRRRGRKDVKKQVEDMLELVELGQFARRKPHQLSGGQQQRVAVARALINHPQVLLLDEPLGALDLKLRRQMQLELKRIQTEVGITFVHVTHDQEEAMTMADTIAVMNGGRVEQLGAPADLYENPASTFVANFLGQSNLITAQVTGAEGTDLLLSAGGVRLAVPKARCATAAKEIYLGVRPEKITIAHVSAEVAEGRNRLGGTVVDSSFIGVSTQYVVRTDAGQEVAVFEQNMERDARIVPGAPVVLHWNPAHSFGMDAAQAIDAGTGEAAA comes from the coding sequence ATGACAGACCAGCTGCGCGACTCGGCCGCCGGCGGCGACGTCCGCCTCACCGGTATCGGCAAGACCTACGGCGCCTTCACCGCCGTCCACCCGCTCGACCTGACGGTGCCCCAGGGGTCCTTCTTCGCCCTGCTCGGCGCCTCGGGCTGCGGAAAGACCACCACCCTGCGCATGATCGCCGGCCTGGAGGAGCCCACCAGCGGCACCGTGGTGATCGGCGGCCAGGACGTCACCGCGCTGCCGCCCTACCGCCGGCCGGTGAACACCGTCTTCCAGAGCTACGCGCTCTTCCCGCACCTCGACATCTTCGAGAACGTCGCGTTCGGCCTGCGCCGCCGCGGCCGCAAGGACGTCAAGAAGCAGGTCGAGGACATGCTGGAGCTGGTCGAGCTCGGCCAGTTCGCCCGCCGCAAGCCGCACCAGCTGTCCGGCGGCCAGCAGCAGCGCGTCGCGGTCGCCCGGGCACTGATCAACCACCCGCAGGTACTGCTCCTCGACGAGCCGCTCGGCGCCCTCGACCTCAAGCTGCGCCGGCAGATGCAACTGGAACTCAAGCGGATCCAGACCGAGGTCGGCATCACCTTCGTGCACGTCACCCACGACCAGGAGGAGGCCATGACCATGGCCGACACCATCGCGGTGATGAACGGCGGCCGGGTCGAGCAGCTCGGCGCCCCCGCCGACCTGTACGAGAACCCCGCCAGCACCTTCGTGGCCAACTTCCTCGGCCAGTCCAACCTGATCACCGCCCAGGTCACCGGCGCCGAGGGCACCGACCTGCTGCTCTCGGCGGGCGGCGTGCGACTGGCCGTGCCGAAGGCCCGCTGCGCCACCGCGGCCAAGGAGATCTACCTGGGCGTGCGCCCCGAGAAGATCACCATCGCGCACGTCTCGGCCGAGGTCGCCGAGGGCCGCAACCGGCTCGGCGGCACCGTCGTCGACTCCAGTTTCATCGGCGTCTCCACCCAGTACGTGGTGCGCACCGATGCCGGTCAGGAGGTCGCGGTCTTCGAGCAGAACATGGAGCGCGACGCCCGGATCGTCCCCGGCGCGCCGGTCGTCCTGCACTGGAACCCGGCCCACTCCTTCGGCATGGACGCCGCCCAGGCGATCGACGCCGGCACCGGGGAGGCGGCGGCATGA
- a CDS encoding CoA-acylating methylmalonate-semialdehyde dehydrogenase, producing the protein MTKHLIHWIGGAPVATAGSAPRRGDIFDPATGQVAGHVDFAGIAEVDQAVAAAASAFAEWRHASVAKRTTVLFNFRELLNARKDELAAIIVAEHGKVHSDALGEIARGQEVVEYACGIPQLIKGGFTEQASTGIDVYSIRQPLGPVAVISPFNFPAMVPMWFFPIAIAAGNTVVLKPSEKDPSAANFIAELWKEAGLPDGVFNVVHGDKVAVDRLLEHPDVKSVSFVGSTPIARYVYETGTRYGKRVQALGGAKNHMLVLPDADLDLSADAAINAGFGAAGERCMAVSVLVAVDPIGDELVEKIKQRMATLKVGPGCNGDSDMGPLVTGQHRDKVTSYVESGVADGAELAVDGRKHPIAGEDVNGAPTTDGFWLGPTLFDHVKPGMSVYNDEIFGPVLSVVRVASYDEGLELINANPYGNGTAIFTNDGGAARRFQHEVEVGMVGINVPIPVPVAYYSFGGWKASLFGDSHAYGPDGVQFFTRGKAVTQRWLDPSHGGINLGFPTNS; encoded by the coding sequence GTGACCAAGCACCTCATCCACTGGATCGGCGGCGCGCCCGTTGCCACCGCCGGCTCCGCGCCGCGCCGCGGCGACATCTTCGACCCGGCCACCGGCCAGGTGGCGGGTCACGTCGACTTCGCGGGCATCGCCGAGGTCGACCAGGCGGTCGCGGCCGCGGCCTCCGCCTTCGCCGAGTGGCGCCACGCCTCGGTGGCCAAGCGCACCACCGTGCTCTTCAACTTCCGCGAGCTGCTCAACGCCCGCAAGGACGAGCTGGCCGCGATCATCGTCGCCGAGCACGGCAAGGTGCACTCGGACGCCCTCGGCGAGATCGCCCGCGGCCAGGAGGTCGTCGAGTACGCCTGCGGCATCCCCCAGCTGATCAAGGGCGGCTTCACCGAGCAGGCCTCCACCGGCATCGACGTCTACTCGATCCGCCAGCCGCTCGGCCCGGTCGCCGTCATCTCGCCCTTCAACTTCCCGGCCATGGTGCCGATGTGGTTCTTCCCGATCGCCATCGCGGCCGGCAACACCGTGGTGCTCAAGCCCTCGGAGAAGGACCCGTCCGCCGCCAACTTCATCGCCGAGCTGTGGAAGGAGGCCGGGCTGCCCGACGGTGTCTTCAACGTCGTGCACGGTGACAAGGTCGCCGTCGACCGCCTGCTGGAGCACCCGGACGTCAAGTCCGTCAGCTTCGTCGGCTCCACCCCGATCGCCCGCTACGTCTACGAGACCGGCACCCGTTACGGCAAGCGTGTGCAGGCGCTCGGCGGGGCGAAGAACCACATGCTGGTCCTGCCCGACGCGGACCTCGACCTCAGCGCCGACGCGGCCATCAACGCCGGGTTCGGCGCGGCCGGCGAGCGCTGCATGGCCGTCTCCGTCCTGGTGGCGGTGGACCCGATCGGCGACGAGCTGGTCGAGAAGATCAAGCAGCGGATGGCCACCCTCAAGGTCGGCCCGGGCTGCAACGGCGACTCCGACATGGGCCCGCTGGTCACCGGCCAGCACCGTGACAAGGTCACGTCCTACGTGGAGTCGGGCGTGGCGGACGGCGCCGAGCTGGCCGTGGACGGCCGCAAGCACCCGATCGCCGGCGAGGACGTCAACGGCGCACCGACCACGGACGGCTTCTGGCTCGGCCCCACCCTCTTCGACCACGTGAAGCCGGGCATGTCCGTCTACAACGACGAGATCTTCGGCCCGGTGCTCTCGGTGGTGCGGGTCGCCTCGTACGACGAGGGCCTGGAGCTGATCAACGCCAACCCGTACGGCAACGGCACGGCCATCTTCACCAACGACGGCGGCGCCGCCCGGCGCTTCCAGCACGAGGTGGAGGTCGGCATGGTCGGCATCAACGTGCCGATCCCGGTGCCGGTCGCCTACTACTCCTTCGGCGGCTGGAAGGCCTCCCTCTTCGGCGACAGCCACGCGTACGGGCCGGACGGCGTCCAGTTCTTCACCCGGGGCAAGGCCGTCACCCAGCGCTGGCTGGACCCGTCCCACGGCGGCATCAACCTGGGCTTCCCCACCAACAGCTGA
- a CDS encoding bifunctional DNA primase/polymerase, which translates to MESKGSAGGRSGGQGEPPSAGPSPGLDWLAEAAPDPDACRREWHRGGAGLLLLPAGRRWDVLLVAGPLGRPALAALARCPGGPGPVYADFGGEHLGFLVPVGTAARWLGTGVRTAGTGCWIVLPHPARRGSGVRWLVPPDGSGRLTDPALLELALHEAAADLVHPCH; encoded by the coding sequence ATGGAGAGCAAGGGATCGGCCGGGGGACGGTCCGGCGGCCAGGGCGAGCCCCCGTCCGCCGGACCGTCCCCCGGGCTGGACTGGCTCGCCGAGGCCGCCCCGGACCCGGACGCCTGCCGGCGGGAGTGGCACCGCGGCGGCGCGGGTCTGCTGCTGCTGCCGGCCGGCCGGCGCTGGGACGTCCTGCTGGTGGCCGGCCCGCTCGGGCGGCCGGCCCTCGCCGCCCTGGCCCGCTGCCCGGGGGGACCCGGTCCGGTGTACGCGGACTTCGGCGGCGAGCACCTGGGCTTCCTGGTCCCCGTGGGCACCGCCGCCCGCTGGCTCGGCACGGGGGTACGGACGGCGGGCACCGGCTGCTGGATCGTCCTCCCGCACCCGGCCCGGCGGGGCAGCGGCGTGCGCTGGCTGGTCCCACCGGACGGCTCCGGGCGGCTCACCGACCCGGCGCTGCTGGAGCTGGCGCTGCACGAGGCGGCCGCCGATCTTGTCCACCCCTGCCACTGA
- a CDS encoding ABC transporter permease, whose product MSRIFTWIRSHLVVLAGVLALAYLVLPNLVVLAFSFNKPQGKFNYEWSEFSTDAWTNPCGVADMCQSLSLSLQVAVLATIGATVLGTMVAFALARYRFRGRGATSAMIFLPMAMPEVVMAASLGTLFLNMRIPFGFVTILIAHIMFCLSFVVTAVKARVMSMDPRLEQAAQDLYATPVQTFLRVTLPLAAPGIAAGALLSFALSFDDFIITQFNSGPTTVTFPMFVWGASQRGIPVQVNVIGTAMFIAAVALTVGGQWLGNRRKAVA is encoded by the coding sequence ATGTCCCGAATCTTCACGTGGATCCGGTCCCACCTGGTGGTGCTGGCGGGCGTGCTCGCCCTCGCCTACCTGGTGCTGCCCAACCTGGTCGTGCTGGCCTTCTCGTTCAACAAGCCGCAGGGCAAGTTCAACTACGAGTGGTCCGAGTTCTCCACCGACGCCTGGACCAACCCCTGCGGCGTCGCCGACATGTGCCAGTCGCTGTCGTTGAGCCTGCAGGTCGCCGTGCTCGCCACGATCGGCGCCACGGTGCTCGGCACCATGGTGGCCTTCGCGCTCGCCCGCTACCGCTTCCGCGGCCGGGGCGCCACCAGCGCGATGATCTTCCTGCCGATGGCGATGCCCGAGGTCGTCATGGCGGCCTCGCTGGGCACGCTCTTCCTCAACATGCGCATCCCGTTCGGCTTCGTCACCATCCTGATCGCCCACATCATGTTCTGCCTCAGCTTCGTGGTGACGGCGGTCAAGGCCCGCGTGATGAGCATGGACCCCCGGCTGGAACAGGCCGCCCAGGACCTCTACGCCACCCCGGTGCAGACCTTCCTGCGGGTCACCCTGCCGCTCGCCGCCCCCGGCATCGCGGCCGGCGCGCTGCTCAGCTTCGCGCTCTCCTTCGACGACTTCATCATCACCCAGTTCAACTCCGGCCCGACCACCGTGACCTTCCCGATGTTCGTCTGGGGAGCCTCGCAGCGCGGCATCCCCGTCCAGGTGAACGTCATCGGCACCGCGATGTTCATCGCGGCGGTCGCCCTGACCGTGGGCGGCCAGTGGCTCGGGAACCGGCGCAAGGCCGTCGCCTGA
- a CDS encoding ABC transporter permease, protein MTSTTAPAPARAIPPDDASPSPARRPRRKLTAYWLLLPGIAWLVVFFAVPMVYQGSTSLQTGSLEQGFKLTWHVATYWDALGEYKWHFVRSFSYAAIATVLCLAIGYPLAYTIAFKASKRWRNVILILVIAPFFTSFLIRTLAWKTILSDGGPVVGALNALHVLDLTGAVGLTSGDRVLATPLAVVCGLTYNFLPFMILPLYTSLERIDPRLHEAAGDLYARPFTTFRKVTFPISLPGVVAGTLLTFIPASGDYINAQLLGSPSEQMVGNGIQKQFLNVLDYPTAAALSFILMALILGMVTVYMRKAGTEELV, encoded by the coding sequence ATGACGTCCACCACCGCGCCCGCGCCGGCCCGGGCGATACCCCCCGACGACGCCTCGCCGTCGCCCGCCCGCCGCCCGCGCCGCAAGCTCACCGCGTACTGGCTGCTGCTGCCGGGCATCGCCTGGCTGGTGGTCTTCTTCGCGGTGCCGATGGTCTACCAGGGCTCCACCTCGCTGCAGACCGGCTCGCTGGAGCAGGGCTTCAAGCTCACCTGGCACGTCGCGACCTACTGGGACGCGCTGGGCGAGTACAAGTGGCACTTCGTCCGCTCGTTCTCCTACGCGGCCATCGCCACCGTGCTCTGCCTGGCGATCGGCTACCCGCTCGCGTACACGATCGCCTTCAAGGCGAGCAAGCGCTGGCGCAACGTCATCCTGATCCTGGTGATCGCGCCGTTCTTCACCAGCTTCCTGATCCGCACGCTGGCCTGGAAGACCATCCTGTCGGACGGCGGCCCGGTGGTCGGCGCGCTGAACGCCCTGCACGTCCTGGACCTGACCGGCGCCGTCGGCCTCACCTCCGGCGACCGCGTGCTGGCCACGCCCCTCGCGGTGGTCTGCGGCCTGACGTACAACTTCCTGCCGTTCATGATCCTGCCGCTGTACACCTCGCTGGAGCGGATCGACCCGCGGCTGCACGAGGCGGCGGGCGACCTGTACGCGCGCCCGTTCACGACCTTCCGCAAGGTCACCTTCCCGATCTCGCTGCCCGGCGTGGTGGCGGGCACGCTGCTCACCTTCATCCCGGCCTCGGGCGACTACATCAACGCCCAGCTGCTGGGGTCGCCGAGCGAGCAGATGGTCGGCAACGGCATCCAGAAGCAGTTCCTGAACGTCCTCGACTACCCGACGGCAGCCGCTCTGAGCTTCATCCTGATGGCCCTGATCCTGGGCATGGTGACGGTCTACATGCGCAAGGCCGGGACGGAGGAACTGGTCTGA